GGCTCAGGAGGTTCACTCCTTTATCAGAGAGAAGCTTTCCGGTAGTTACGGAAAAGATATTGCGCATTCCGTGAGAATATTGTATGGAGGCTCCGTCAAGCCGTCCAACGTTGACGACCTGATGAAGGAAGAGGACGTTGACGGCCTTCTGGTGGGTGGAGCAAGCCTGGAGGTTGAATCTTTCAGGCGGATAATAGAATATCAGCAAAAAGGGTGATCGGGATATGCATGCATTGTTCGTGGTCTTTCACATCATTATCTGCATTATGTTAATTGCTATAGTGCTTTTGCAAACAGGCCGGGGAGCAGAAATCGGTGCGGCTTTCGGTGGTGCATCGCGAACACTTTTCGGTGCCAGTGGTGCCACAACGGTAATGGGGAAAATCACGGCCGTCGTGGCCATACTCTTCATGATTAACTGTCTGGTTCTGACCTATTATTCGGGAAGGCCCATATCCAAATCAATAATGGACAAACCCGTTGCCGAAGAGTCACTGCCGAAGGTGCCCGAGGCCAAACCCGTTCCCGTTCCGGTCACGAAGACCGAAGAACCTTCTTCCGGTGTGCCTGCTTCAACGACCGATCAGGCTACGACGGAAAGTGCTGATGAGAACGGTCAAAAGGTCAGGTAGGTTGTCTAAA
This portion of the Thermodesulforhabdus norvegica genome encodes:
- the secG gene encoding preprotein translocase subunit SecG, with amino-acid sequence MHALFVVFHIIICIMLIAIVLLQTGRGAEIGAAFGGASRTLFGASGATTVMGKITAVVAILFMINCLVLTYYSGRPISKSIMDKPVAEESLPKVPEAKPVPVPVTKTEEPSSGVPASTTDQATTESADENGQKVR